The Erythrolamprus reginae isolate rEryReg1 chromosome 5, rEryReg1.hap1, whole genome shotgun sequence genome window below encodes:
- the LCOR gene encoding ligand-dependent corepressor isoform X4: MQRMIRQFAAEYTSKTSSTQDSSSPNSTKNQSLLKASPVASSTAGARAQNPVLSKLLMADQDSPLDLTVRKSQLDPSEQDGVLDLSTKKSPCAGNASLSHSPGCSATPGNGRPGRPSQHHAEGLRSGDGVPPRSWQDGTREGSGHSTSLKVPLARSLQISEELLSRNQHATAASHGPSGLQNHGQHMILSREASWAKPHYEFNFTQMKFRGNGALHNISDLPFLTENTAFQKMALQTKQDGKKDMSHSTPVDLKIPQVRGMDLSWESRSGDQYSYSSLVMGSQTESALSKKLRAILPKQNRRSLLDPGPDSWGSDAEQSTSGQPYSTSDQEGDPGSKQPRKKRGRYRQYNSEILEEAISVVMNGKMSVSKAQSIYGIPHSTLEYKVKERLGTLKNPPKKKMKLMRSEGQDVSVKLEIDPQGEAAHSANESKDD; the protein is encoded by the exons ATGCAGCGGATGATCCGACAATTTGCTGCTGAATATACCTCAAAAACTAGCTCTACTCAGGACTCCAGTTCGCCCAATAGCACAAAGAACCAAAGCCTGCTGAAAGCATCTCCGGTTGCCTCATCCACTGCAGGTGCAAGAGCTCAAAATCCCGTGCTCAGCAAACTTCTCATGGCTGACCAGGACTCACCCTTGgacctcactgtcagaaagtcacaGTTGGACCCTAGTGAACAAG ACGGAGTGCTTGATCTGTCCACTAAGAAAAGTCCTTGTGCAGGCAACGCCTCTTTGAGCCATTCACCTGGCTGCTCTGCTACTCCTGGGAATGG GCGACCTGGGAGACCCAGCCAGCACCATGCAGAGGGACTTCGGAGTGGTGATGGGGTACCCCCAAGAAGCTGGCAGGATGGAACGAGGGAAGGGTCTGGCCACTCCACATCTCTCAAAGTTCCATTGGCTCGATCACTGCAGATAAGTGAAGAACTGCTGAGCAGAAACCAGCATGCCACCGCTGCCAGCCATGGGCCGTCTGGGTTGCAGAATCACGGACAGCACATGATACTATCCAGGGAGGCTTCTTGGGCAAAACCACACTACGAATTCAACTTTACCCAAATGAAATTCAGGGGAAATGGTGCACTCCACAACATCAGTGACCTTCCTTTTCTTACAGAAAACACTGCTTTTCAAAAAATGGCACTTCAAACTAAACAGGATGGGAAAAAGGACATGAGCCATTCAACTCCTGTGGATTTAAAGATACCACAAGTTCGAGGCATGGACCTTTCATGGGAATCCCGTTCTGGTGACCAGTATAGCTATAGCTCTTTGGTGATGGGTTCACAAACGGAGAGCGCGCTTAGTAAAAAGTTAAGGGCTATCCTTCCGAAACAAAATAGGAGGAGCTTGCTGGATCCTGGACCAGATTCCTGGGGCTCAGATGCTGAGCAATCTACCTCTGGACAGCCATATTCCACCTCTGATCAGGAGGGTGATCCTGGCTCTAAGCAACCTCGGAAGAAAAGAGGCAGATacagacaatacaacagtgagATATTGGAGGAAGCGATTTCTGTGGTGATGAATGGGAAAATGAGCGTTTCCAAAGCTCAGAGTATTTATGGGATCCCCCACAGCACCCTGGAGTATAAAGTGAAAGAGAGGCTGGGCACTTTGAAAAACCctccaaagaaaaaaatgaaattaatgcGTTCGGAGGGGCAGGATGTCTCTGTAAAGCTTGAGATAGATCCCCAGGGAGAGGCAGCACACAGTGCAAATGAGTCTAAGGATGATTAG